TTTGATGGAGGAGCTACTCGAGTTATTGAGAGAAGAGCATAGAGAACTCCTTACTCCAAGTGTTAGGGTCAGGGACTTCCTTATGATAATCTCAAGAAAAAACGGAGAAGAAATCGAGATTGACGGCTTTTTGCTCCTCAGACAGCCACCCAATGCGCCAAAAGATGCCGTTTATTATATTCTCTCGCCCCTAACACCAGAGGAAGCCAAGAGGAGCCAACTGAAAGCGTATCTAGTCCTCAGAATAGACGAGAAAACGAGAGTTAAGGGCAGGTTCTACTCCGGGTCGTACGTCAGGGTTAGGGGAGTTCTCGACGCCTATCCCTACGGAAACATAAGACTTCTTCATGTTTTGGAGCTTGAAGAGATTCCCTACGAGACCAGATGGACCAAATACAGAGACTACTCTCTGAGCAGAAACGAGCTTGAGAACCTGATTTCGGGCACAATCTACGCAAACTACGAAATCCAGAGGGGAATAATCTACGCCCTCCTCAACGCTCCGACGGTTATAGGGATTGAAAACTGGAGCGAGGGAATTACCTTCTCAGCCTTTAAAGGGGAGAGCGAACGCCCGGTTCTCTCACTTTGGAACGGCTTGAAGTATATCTACTCCCTATTACCCAGAGAGTTTAAGCTCAAGAAAGAGAGGTGGGAAGAGTTCGACGACGACTTCCTGGGCATTGACTTCAAGTTCGCCTATCCAAAGGCCGGGCTGGCCTACTACGTTCCCCCGACGAAGGCCATGCTGAAAAAGGCTAACCCTGTTCCAAAGTGGGCAGAGAAACACTTTCTGCTGAAAAAGGCCGGTTTTCTGAGCCCGAGACTTTTCGTGAAACCCGACGACACAATGGCAACCCTTGGTGAAAGCCCGCTCGTGATTGTCGATGAAGTGGCCTACGAGCGGAATAGAGAACTCGAGGAGCTAATGCCAAACCTGCTTGCAACGATAATTCTAGCCAAGAGGAGAATAGGAAGCCTCAACCTCGGCGAGATGAATGAGTACAGGTATCGTTTTGAATCCTTTTTGATAAAAAACAGAAACGAATACGGCGAGCTCTTCGATGCTTTAACGCTCTCCGGGAAGGTGTTCAACGTTGGAACACGCTACAGGCTCGGTGCGAGACTGCTCGGAGCGATGGGAAGGTTTGAAGGGAAGATTGACAGGGGTCTTATAAACGACCTCTTCGGCCTGTACCAGGAGATAACAGACACATGGATAAACGAGATGCCTGAAAAGGAGAAGTTAAGGCTCCTCAAGGAATACGAACGCTACATCGGAGGCTCAAAAGTAGTGGAGATTGGCATTAAAATCTTCGAAGACCTTGAGGCAACCTCCCTCGATGGAACGGTCACAAGGGAGGAGTTCTTAAAGGCTCTGGTGGAAGCGGGGTTCAGGGAAGAACACGGGAAAAGAATGATTGAAAAACTCCTAAGAGAAGGATACCTTTACGAACCGTTCCCTGGAAAGCTCAAGCTCGTGAGGTGGTAGGGTGGGAAAGAAATTCCTCAGGAAGAAGGAGCAGAGGGAAAAGAAGAAAATAGCAAGGGAGAGGGTGGAGACGCTGTTTACCCTCGCCGAGAGGGTTTTTCCCTACAGCCCTGAGCTGGCCAACAGGTACGTTGAGATAGCACTCGCTGTTCAGCAGAAGGCAAAGATAAGGCTTCCAAGGAAGTGGAAGCGCCGTTACTGTAAAAGATGCCACTCTTTTCTCGTCCCGGGAAAAAACGCACAGGTCAGGCTGAGGAGCAGACCCTATCCCCATGTAGTTATTAAATGCCTTAACTGTGGCCACATAATGCGGTATCCATACCTCAAAGAGAAAAAGGCAAGAAGGAAGAAAAGCTAATCAGTGCTTTCCACTCTTTTCGTCGTGTCCTCCTGTTCCAGGCATTGAAATCACTGACTTCTTCTCACGGTAGAGCTCGTGAAGGGCCTTCTTGGCCTCTTTAAGGAGCACCTTTGCAACGCTGTAGTTTCCGGCCTTTATGGCCTCCTCTGCCTTGTCAAGGATTGTTTTAACTGTGCTAACGTTAACCCCAGCCTTCTCAAGGACCTCAACCTGCGCCTCCAGCTTTTCGAGCTCCATCTCCAGAGCGAACTTTTCCCTGCTCTTTACTGCCATCTTGAAATCCATGTGGGCGTTCTTCAGGGCGAATTCACTCCTTGCCTGGAGCTGAAGGGCCAGAACGTAGGCCTCGGTGACGTTTCCAGCCTGAAGGCTCTGGTTAACTTTCTCCATGAGCTGGAGCATCTCCCTGACCTGCTCCATCAGCTGTGTTGAGTTTGTCATGTTGGCGATTTCCTCAACGGCCATCAGCCTCTCGCGAACCTGCTCCATTATCTGCTCGACCTGCTCCTTGGTAACGTTGGCCTGAACCCTCTCTGCCCTGCAGTTGCACTTCTGAAGCTCTTTCTCAACTTTCTCCATGATCTTCTCTGAGGCCTTGCTCTGGACCATCACCATCTCCCTGACCTGGAACCTCTCCATGAGCTTGCTAACGTTGGTGGACTGGTTAACGTAGATTATCATGGC
The nucleotide sequence above comes from Thermococcus sp.. Encoded proteins:
- a CDS encoding ribonuclease P protein component 4; the protein is MGKKFLRKKEQREKKKIARERVETLFTLAERVFPYSPELANRYVEIALAVQQKAKIRLPRKWKRRYCKRCHSFLVPGKNAQVRLRSRPYPHVVIKCLNCGHIMRYPYLKEKKARRKKS
- a CDS encoding cell wall-binding repeat 2 family protein — encoded protein: MMGKKLVAVLFGLLMIGMAFSAGSAFAGETVTVILVSDNAADKTIAQYLANLTGAIVVTTTWGVYNPNVTAEILSYAPDQVIIIGGPEAVVDEYVTDLQEYNITVYRWWGANRYETDLAVIGNASKLFGIKFNASVVVAGNDSLAIQTALKLAVENRAMIIYVNQSTNVSKLMERFQVREMVMVQSKASEKIMEKVEKELQKCNCRAERVQANVTKEQVEQIMEQVRERLMAVEEIANMTNSTQLMEQVREMLQLMEKVNQSLQAGNVTEAYVLALQLQARSEFALKNAHMDFKMAVKSREKFALEMELEKLEAQVEVLEKAGVNVSTVKTILDKAEEAIKAGNYSVAKVLLKEAKKALHELYREKKSVISMPGTGGHDEKSGKH